In the genome of Mucisphaera calidilacus, one region contains:
- a CDS encoding PD-(D/E)XK nuclease family protein: MREDVAMPARRIFLGQGQPLLDLAVAAIARAYPAGDVSTPAWDLTGVLIAIPSDRARRQLLDRLVARAEADGRVLLPPELTAPERLMRLAVPNDPTLATPWQSLLVRRSVLERVDPAAIEALIPNAASVSGAAGESLVTWMMRTSDELLLEGLAAETLPDRLREAGVDIPSMARYEAFALLERAYLEALERLGLKDRWRHVAGCVERGEVRVEREILLLGVMSPQRLLQRLLRCVSDRVTALVGAPEGDAEAFDDLGVAVGEVWAGRSPTLDDACLRFVERATDQNVAVVEAIEGHTRGAGYDAGDVAVVTTSPTLSEPIRAAITMAGTSAAVIGSMPLEQTPPATLLGLLIRFAESRRLDDLAVLLRHPDALLYLRHCGLASAPPPDVVGVLDRVASEAVIGEIDASWLRGQAEALGPLVEALLALLPGDLERPRLLCGWAGVIRSALEGLYNHEGHAKEALPLLGESLEVLLEQIDAVSQLAGGVVEQPELSLEEAWGWLLDAASASVGLPVDESALAIVGVLELAFDPSPVLVVAGLNEGQFPARPRPDRLLPESLRVRLGIDTATRRCARDLWALGTAIGSRDRVTLIATGRSAEDDPLLPSLPLLGGDRATQIARLQRFLTRRDAAAERLQVIEPGKANRFLMACPPASVAVPERVSVTAFRDYISCPYRFYLKHVRRLRVSGDAAYELDAAGFGTLMHEVLATLKDVDPADRSSEARIGLWLDEALDRCARARMGAVLSPTLRLQVMQARERLAPVAAMQHARWEQGWEIVAVEESLRLPVAVGGRTMTIKGKIDRIDRHPDGGWQVLDYKTFDNVDDPRKKHWRSSVETWIDLQLPIYLDLVRQEPVAAAGDIDTGYWVLPAKPSADTNDHIVLCGWNDEEIKSARAERDRILEAIASGIFWPPSDQARYEDGYEALCADYATDREDLIETAREEVS, from the coding sequence ATGCGTGAGGATGTGGCGATGCCCGCACGCAGAATCTTCCTGGGACAGGGACAGCCGCTTCTTGATCTCGCCGTGGCGGCGATTGCGCGTGCCTACCCCGCTGGTGACGTGTCAACACCCGCGTGGGACCTGACGGGAGTGTTGATCGCGATTCCGTCGGACCGTGCGCGTCGGCAGTTGCTCGACCGGCTGGTCGCGCGGGCGGAGGCGGACGGGCGTGTTCTGCTGCCGCCTGAGCTCACCGCCCCGGAGCGGCTGATGCGGTTGGCGGTGCCGAACGATCCGACGCTGGCTACGCCGTGGCAGTCGCTGCTGGTTCGCAGGTCGGTCCTGGAGCGGGTGGATCCGGCAGCGATCGAAGCGCTCATTCCGAATGCGGCGAGTGTCTCGGGTGCGGCGGGGGAGTCTTTGGTGACGTGGATGATGCGCACGAGTGATGAACTGCTGCTCGAGGGCCTTGCGGCTGAGACGCTGCCTGACCGGTTGCGTGAGGCTGGCGTGGATATCCCGTCGATGGCTCGGTACGAGGCGTTTGCTTTGCTGGAGCGTGCCTATCTCGAGGCACTCGAGCGGCTGGGTCTCAAGGATCGTTGGCGGCACGTCGCGGGTTGTGTCGAGCGGGGCGAGGTTCGTGTCGAGCGTGAGATCCTGCTTCTGGGTGTGATGTCGCCTCAGCGCTTGCTGCAGAGGCTGTTGCGCTGCGTGTCGGATCGTGTGACGGCGCTGGTGGGTGCTCCGGAGGGTGATGCCGAGGCTTTCGATGATCTTGGCGTGGCTGTGGGTGAGGTCTGGGCGGGGCGTTCGCCGACGCTGGATGACGCGTGTCTGCGGTTTGTCGAGCGTGCTACGGACCAGAACGTGGCGGTGGTCGAGGCGATCGAGGGGCATACGCGGGGGGCGGGGTACGACGCGGGTGACGTGGCTGTGGTGACGACTTCGCCGACGCTGAGCGAGCCGATCCGCGCGGCGATCACGATGGCGGGGACGTCTGCGGCGGTGATCGGTTCGATGCCTCTTGAGCAGACGCCGCCGGCGACGTTGCTGGGCCTGCTGATCCGGTTTGCCGAGTCGCGCAGGCTGGACGACCTCGCCGTGCTGCTCAGGCATCCCGATGCGCTGCTCTACCTGCGGCATTGCGGTTTGGCCTCGGCGCCGCCTCCGGACGTTGTTGGTGTTCTTGACCGCGTCGCGAGCGAGGCGGTGATCGGCGAGATTGACGCGTCCTGGCTGCGTGGTCAGGCCGAGGCGCTCGGCCCGCTTGTGGAGGCTCTGCTCGCTTTGCTGCCCGGGGACCTGGAGCGGCCTCGTCTGCTGTGCGGCTGGGCCGGGGTGATCCGCTCGGCGCTGGAGGGTCTGTACAACCATGAGGGGCACGCGAAGGAGGCGTTGCCGTTGCTCGGCGAGTCGCTGGAGGTGTTGCTGGAGCAGATCGATGCGGTGAGTCAGCTCGCGGGCGGTGTGGTGGAGCAGCCCGAGCTTTCGCTGGAGGAGGCGTGGGGCTGGTTGCTGGATGCGGCGTCGGCGTCGGTGGGGCTGCCGGTTGATGAGTCGGCGCTGGCGATCGTGGGCGTGCTGGAGCTTGCCTTCGATCCTTCGCCGGTGCTGGTGGTCGCCGGTCTGAACGAGGGGCAGTTCCCGGCTCGTCCTCGTCCCGACCGTCTTCTGCCCGAGTCTCTTCGTGTTCGTCTGGGTATCGACACGGCGACGCGTCGCTGTGCGCGTGATCTGTGGGCACTCGGCACGGCGATCGGGTCACGGGACAGGGTGACGCTGATCGCGACGGGTCGGTCGGCGGAGGACGATCCGCTGCTGCCGAGTCTGCCGCTGCTGGGCGGCGATCGTGCGACGCAGATCGCGAGGCTCCAGCGGTTTCTTACGCGGCGTGACGCGGCGGCGGAGCGTTTGCAGGTCATTGAGCCTGGGAAGGCGAATCGCTTTTTGATGGCTTGTCCGCCGGCGTCGGTGGCGGTGCCGGAGCGGGTCAGTGTGACGGCGTTTCGCGATTACATCAGCTGTCCGTACCGCTTCTACCTCAAGCACGTGCGTCGGCTGCGGGTCAGTGGCGATGCGGCGTACGAGCTGGACGCGGCGGGCTTCGGCACGCTGATGCACGAGGTTCTGGCCACGCTCAAGGACGTGGATCCGGCGGACCGTTCGAGCGAGGCGCGGATCGGGCTTTGGCTTGATGAGGCGCTGGACCGTTGTGCGCGTGCCCGGATGGGGGCCGTGCTGTCGCCGACGCTTCGGCTGCAGGTCATGCAGGCCCGTGAGCGTCTGGCGCCGGTTGCCGCGATGCAGCACGCGCGTTGGGAGCAGGGGTGGGAGATCGTTGCTGTGGAGGAATCGTTGCGGCTGCCGGTTGCGGTTGGGGGTCGGACGATGACCATCAAGGGGAAGATCGACCGCATCGACCGTCATCCTGATGGCGGCTGGCAGGTGCTCGATTACAAGACGTTCGACAACGTTGATGATCCGCGTAAGAAGCACTGGCGATCGAGCGTCGAGACCTGGATTGATCTGCAGCTGCCGATCTACCTCGATCTTGTCCGGCAGGAGCCGGTAGCGGCAGCGGGTGACATCGACACGGGCTACTGGGTGCTTCCCGCCAAGCCCTCTGCCGACACGAATGACCACATTGTGCTGTGTGGCTGGAACGATGAAGAGAT
- a CDS encoding Fe(2+)-trafficking protein, which yields MNALEERIAQWERMAAEAPDDMAYFSLGNAYREAERHEDAAGAYQKAIDLNAGMSRAYQHLGQVLIKTDKRDEAAEVLTKGYKVAAERGDVMPQKAMGSLLEQIDAPLPEVVDAAAQKAEVEASGDMVLDRRYGQPQPRLADPPMRGPIGQFIYDHFGQVTWNEWIGQGTKVINELRLDFSNPAHQDVYEQQMLEWLQVSMEEIEQYNADKPA from the coding sequence ATGAACGCACTCGAAGAAAGAATCGCACAGTGGGAGCGGATGGCCGCCGAAGCTCCCGATGACATGGCCTACTTCAGCCTTGGCAACGCCTACCGCGAAGCCGAGCGTCACGAGGACGCCGCCGGCGCCTATCAGAAGGCGATCGACCTCAATGCGGGCATGTCCCGAGCCTACCAGCACCTCGGCCAGGTCCTGATCAAGACCGACAAACGCGACGAGGCCGCCGAGGTCCTGACCAAGGGCTACAAAGTCGCCGCGGAGCGAGGCGACGTCATGCCCCAGAAGGCGATGGGCTCGCTGCTCGAGCAGATCGACGCCCCCCTGCCCGAAGTCGTCGACGCCGCGGCCCAGAAGGCCGAGGTCGAGGCCTCAGGCGACATGGTCCTCGACCGCCGCTACGGTCAGCCACAACCCAGACTCGCCGACCCGCCCATGCGTGGCCCCATCGGACAGTTCATCTATGACCACTTCGGTCAGGTGACCTGGAACGAGTGGATCGGCCAAGGCACCAAGGTCATCAACGAACTGCGCCTCGATTTCTCAAATCCTGCCCACCAAGACGTTTATGAACAACAGATGCTCGAATGGCTCCAGGTTTCCATGGAGGAAATCGAGCAGTACAACGCCGACAAACCCGCGTGA
- a CDS encoding serine hydrolase: protein MKYLPALIAFLTILLTGCAVTPTTTTTGASTWFDDVLGVREGRYGGLFDDPEAHRVQILVSEVIERNGKPAVLKRYHYRVDAEYIYPASSIKVAGCVAALLELQRLAEQTGLPLDADTPLMLYPRQPDGNITTRDDSNVYNGTITLHQEIRKVCFVSSNEGYNRLFDFVGRDRLNKDMWDAGLKSFRLRHRLSEPGDENWQRWTPQIDMILDERVHTLPERTATLTLPPSQVPGSMLLGKRYYDWDGNLIQQPFDFTTKNHVSLIDLQDMLIMIARPEIDLGKPGFPLTDVHRALLMQTLSQDPLESKNPVYPATRYEPGFADSWYVPGIARVVPRPAIFSVDKSGQAYGFQIDNAYFLDRSTGASFFVTAVAYNNPNQTLNDNTYNYHATSRFMAELGEAIARKLWVPTQRQ, encoded by the coding sequence ATGAAATACCTGCCTGCGCTCATCGCGTTCCTGACCATCCTGCTCACGGGCTGTGCGGTCACGCCGACAACCACCACCACCGGCGCATCAACATGGTTCGACGACGTGCTCGGCGTCCGGGAGGGGCGCTACGGCGGCCTCTTCGACGACCCGGAGGCTCACCGCGTCCAGATCCTCGTCTCCGAGGTCATCGAGCGCAACGGCAAACCCGCCGTCCTCAAACGCTACCACTACCGCGTCGATGCCGAGTACATCTACCCCGCCAGCTCGATCAAGGTGGCCGGCTGCGTCGCTGCCCTGCTCGAACTCCAGCGGCTCGCCGAGCAAACCGGCCTCCCCCTCGATGCCGACACCCCCCTGATGCTCTACCCCCGACAGCCCGACGGCAACATCACCACACGCGACGACAGCAACGTCTACAACGGCACCATCACCCTCCATCAGGAGATCCGCAAGGTCTGCTTCGTCTCCTCCAACGAGGGCTACAACCGCCTGTTCGACTTCGTCGGCCGCGACCGGCTCAACAAGGACATGTGGGACGCCGGCCTCAAGAGCTTCCGCCTGCGCCACCGCCTCTCCGAACCGGGCGACGAGAACTGGCAACGCTGGACGCCGCAGATCGACATGATCCTCGACGAACGCGTCCACACCCTCCCCGAGCGGACCGCCACGCTGACACTGCCGCCCTCACAAGTCCCCGGCTCGATGCTCCTGGGCAAACGCTACTACGACTGGGACGGCAACCTCATCCAGCAGCCGTTCGACTTCACCACCAAGAACCACGTGTCCCTGATCGACCTCCAGGACATGCTCATCATGATCGCCAGGCCGGAGATCGACCTCGGCAAACCCGGCTTTCCGCTCACCGACGTCCACCGCGCCCTGCTCATGCAGACGCTCTCGCAGGACCCGCTGGAATCCAAGAATCCCGTCTACCCCGCGACCCGCTACGAGCCCGGCTTCGCCGACAGCTGGTACGTCCCCGGCATCGCCCGCGTCGTGCCCCGACCCGCGATCTTCAGCGTCGACAAGAGCGGCCAGGCCTACGGCTTCCAGATCGACAACGCCTACTTCCTCGACCGCTCCACAGGCGCTTCCTTCTTCGTCACCGCGGTTGCCTACAACAACCCCAACCAGACGCTCAACGACAACACCTACAACTACCACGCCACGAGCCGTTTCATGGCCGAACTCGGCGAGGCCATCGCCCGCAAGCTCTGGGTCCCCACCCAGCGACAGTGA